ATTTATTCTGATAGTTTTTCAATTGATAATATATTTATTTACAATTTTTTGTAAAATTATTAAACCCGCAATTGCAGACAAAACACCTAATCATCTAGTATTATAAAATGAAACCAATTAAAATGCTAAATCTTTGTAGTCTGTACAACAAAAACAATTTTCTTTCAAAAAGTATTTAACCAAGTTATCTCGCAGTGTACAGTTTGAATTTATATGACTACATTGAACCTAAGTCTCATTTCCCACACACGGGTTCGACTTCCCCTTGCAACAAATATCTTTTACAAAAAGCAAACTTCGTTTTCTAATAGTAAAAATGAATGTACATATAACCTTTTGCCCAACTGTTTATCTTTTTCTTTGTTGGGTTTGGAAACTGAAGCTAAGAAGAAGGTTTAACGCCGAATGTGTTCTTACAATCTTCACATCTACATTTTATGGAACAGCCCGCATCGCCCTTCAAAGAAAAACATCATATACCAAATTAGAGGAAAGTTAATCAAATAGTTTTTATTAGAAGAAGAAAGAAAAATGAAAAAAACCTGAAAGCATTCACAGTATTTCTTCGAACAGTTTGATTTCTTGCAGTTGCAGCCACGTCTATGGCGGCCAGAAGCTGGAGTTTTGCTAGCATCGCCCTCCTGTGTGTCATTACAGTTTATTATCCTTTCAGACAAAGAATGATGGGGAGCATTAAAGAGGATGGATCTTACCCTGGTTTCTTGAACTGAATCTGAGCTTCTACCGATGATTTTAGGAGTAAATGCAAGTGGGTCCCGAGACTCGATGTTTTCGCGACTAGCCCAGATGGTATCGTTATGAATAGGTATGTTGTGGCAATATAAACATGAGCATGGTGGCTCTGTAGAACAATAGACTCCAGCAGCAAAGCATTCACACTTACTGCACATAAAAATATCAAGAGAGAATCAATACACCAAACTTTTTGATGAAGAGCCTAAAAGATCACAGACAAGTGGAATTATGTATAGCTTACAGTTGCAAACACTTGGACTTTTTGCATTTGCATCGCTTACGTGACTCTCCTTCTCCAGCTTCCAACTTTAGCCCCCGTGTGTTTAGTACAATGCAGAAAGGTTACTAAAACAGAGAAGAAGATTCTATCAAGTAAGGTAATTACAGGGGTCTGCTGAGTTCGTGACTTAAGTTGCTTCAGTACTGCTGCCGATACACCTCCTCCTTGATGATTCCCTTGATCCATCTCACTGTTTCAGGACAGGATAAGAAGGGACAGCAAATATGCATGCAAAGAAAAAATTTAAGCAGAGACAATTTTTTACCCATTATAGGTTGTTCCTGGTTGGGATGTCTCAGTGTTCATTGGATTCGGTTGCTTCATTTGAATTTGCTGCTCCTTCGCTTTATCTTGTTGCGCCTATATATCAAAGCCACATGTCAGTTACCAAAACAAAAAAAAATATCTCCAGTTGATAGATAAGCCAAGCCACCTCTATATAATACTCAGAAGGGTTCCAGTTTATGAAGTTAAACACTCTCTCTACATCTTCATCATCTAGGGCTCCCACATCTCCAAACGGGTCCATGTCAGCCCACATCTCATAACGCTTCCATGTCATCCATAAGAATGATGAGAATAAAATGGATCCAGAGGGAATGCATGAGGAACTTAAGAATCATACCAGTTGGTTTGCATCATAACCATACATCATTGGCCCTTTTGGCATGTTACGAGTTATAGCTACTCTTTCGACAGGGGTATACGTTGACGGCTGTGAGTTGGATGGTCACAAAAAAGGAAGTTGTTGCTCAATCATCTCACAAACTGAAAAATATACTAACATGGACCACAACACAGGATTCACATAAAAGTACCTGCTGTGATTGAAAAGGATCTTGTTGGTGAGAAGAAGATTGCTGTCCTTGCGGCATGTTGATAAGCTACAGACCAAAAACAGCAACGGAAAAAATGGAAAATCAGAAAGATGCTTGGCAGCCAAAAGCTGTTAGGATAACACAACACACATTAATCTTGCAGAGTTTTCAAAGGACAAGTAGCAGCCTACAAGGACAGACGTATTGATCCAATTTACCAACTAACGAGCACATAAAAATTAGATGCAGCTGTGGAAGTTTTCACCCGAAAAAATTAAAGAATTCAGCTCAACAGATGCACACCAAAGTATTAAAATTTGGAAACTTTTCTGAAAAAGGAGATTTGAACAGTCATCAAGAAAGGTAATTACAGGGGTCTGCTGAATGCTTGACTGAATTGCTGCCGAAACACCTCCTTGATGCGCCTAATTATCAAAACCACAGGTCAGTTACCAAATAAAAAAAATATCTCCAGATGGTAAATAAGCCCACCTCTGCAGCAGACTCCGAATGCTTCTCATTCGTACTAGCAACGAAGAAGGCCCAGAACACAGACCACCACTGAGAAAGATACCCACCAGGAGTATCAATTGCTACATCATTCACAAGAACACCAACGAGTCAATCACTTAGCTTAATGAAACAAAAAAAAAACAGCTTGAATCAGAACAATCAAAAGAAGCCAACAGGACAAAAACATACCAACAGGATCCATAGAGACTTTCACTTCAGTCATGAACGAGTAAGCAGTGTAATGCAGTTTCTTCTTCACCAGATAATCATATATGTAAACGTTAAGCTCATACTCTACAGCAGAGTCTAAAAGCTTCTCTTTCGTCTTAGCATTGTAGATGTCCAAGAACATAGACCACCTCTCGAACAGAAACCCACCAGGAGTATCAATTGCTACGTCATTCACACAAACACAACTAAATAAAGAGCCAATTCCCATTGAACAAGAAACGGCTTCACATAGACTTCAGAAGTGGATTTTTACCAACGTGATCCGGAGAGACTTTCCTTTCAGTCATGAACGAGTTAGCAGTGTTATGCAGTTTCTTTTTCACCAGATGATCATATATGTAAACGTCAAGCCTACACCCACCCAACAAAAGGGAAAGTGATATCAAATTAAAAAAAAGGTTATAACTTTCCACGAAGAATTCAATTTCAGATTCACTTACATCTTATCAGCTTCCCAATTACTCTGCGCCATGATAGCTTCAGCCCAAAGATAAGCGAGTCAAATCTTGAATTGACTTCAGAGTTTCGATTGTTTGATGATAAAGAAACCAACCGCCTAAACAATTCCGAACCCTAATTCGATCTTCTTCTTCAAAGTCGATAGCTTTAGAGACCAAGCATTGACGCTACTGCATATACAGAGAAGAATTAAAATGAGAATCGGGGGTTAACGCGAACGCGAACACGAACACAGAAGTAATCTAATTGATAATTTGAAAGCTCACAGTTTACTTGAGCGAAAAGAAACGAAATTGAGAATCTTGGGCTTGGAGAGATTCCAGTGAACTGTTTTCGCGAGAGAGAAAGAGAGAAGGAGAGGGAGGGAGAGGTTTTGAACAGTTTTGGAGATCTTTAAGAGGTTCGGCTCATTTAATGGGCCTTGATGTTTGGAGCTGTAAGCTCCTTAATAGGCCTAATATTGGTTTCTGTTATTTATTATTTAACCACGTGAACCCGGTCGTTTTATGTATTAAAGCATCTACCACCAGGTATGCATGTTTATTTGGAGTTTTCACCAAAAAAAATAATACTGTAACATATTCTGATTAAATATTTGTTGTTAAAAAAAAATTCTGATTAGATATTTAAATCTAACGAAAAAACAGACCTGTTTAACTTCATTTTCTCGAAAAATTGCGTCTTTTC
The DNA window shown above is from Brassica oleracea var. oleracea cultivar TO1000 chromosome C3, BOL, whole genome shotgun sequence and carries:
- the LOC106333301 gene encoding uncharacterized protein LOC106333301, which gives rise to MAQSNWEADKMLDVYIYDHLVKKKLHNTANSFMTERKVSPDHVAIDTPGGFLFERWSMFLDIYNAKTKEKLLDSAVEYELNVYIYDYLVKKKLHYTAYSFMTEVKVSMDPVAIDTPGGYLSQWWSVFWAFFVASTNEKHSESAAEAHQGGVSAAIQSSIQQTPLINMPQGQQSSSHQQDPFQSQQPSTYTPVERVAITRNMPKGPMMYGYDANQLRYEMWADMDPFGDVGALDDEDVERVFNFINWNPSEYYIEAQQDKAKEQQIQMKQPNPMNTETSQPGTTYNGEMDQGNHQGGGVSAAVLKQLKSRTQQTPLEAGEGESRKRCKCKKSKCLQLKCECFAAGVYCSTEPPCSCLYCHNIPIHNDTIWASRENIESRDPLAFTPKIIGRSSDSVQETREGDASKTPASGRHRRGCNCKKSNCSKKYCECFQGDAGCSIKCRCEDCKNTFGVKPSS